In the genome of Segatella copri, one region contains:
- a CDS encoding SusC/RagA family TonB-linked outer membrane protein — protein MDKTNFSKKAGLLMAGCLITLNAFGQATIKGQVVDATGEPVIGASILVKDTKNGAVSDLDGGYTLNNVKDGAVLVFSYLGYRTQEIPVKGNHVINVTLKENDEVLDEVLVVGYAVGSKRTVSGAVDRIKKEDMNKGVVTSPAEALKGKVAGVVISQAGGDPTSSPSIRVRGTSSLSGGNDPLVIIDGVFADMTMFNSLAPGDIESLTILKDASETAQYGSRGASGVIVVTTAKGKLGYSSLSYNGQFGVNTVYKNLDMMSASEYRETAKSLGLTYTDMGGDTNFLEEIERNTGLTQNHNISFSSGTDTSSLRASLGFILRQGALKNSDMKNFTAKLDGTQYLFDKHLKLELGMFGSQRNSNIQYDMHKLFYSATAYNPTYPHVRNNKGEWDEDLLANEIWNPLGLLDIDDFYKDASVNVHGKATVNIIDGLSVSAFGSYNYWNRDNKFYIPNNIQMGKLNGNGWAYIANTNRKDYMGNVMVNFSKDFGKHHIDALALMEGQKYTYDWNSQEAHGFDTNYFKFNNMKAAANVSWGNLQSNYTEYTLSSYMARVNYMFADRYIATVNVRTDGSSKLGDGQKWGWFPSASLAWVISNEPWMKKIKQIDNFKIRAGYGVTGNQDAIDPYTSLALMEPNGVTTVNGATSTTFAVTSNSNPDLKWEVKKTFDAGFDLSMFKQRLNVTFDWYTSETSDMLYTYTVPVPPFTYDRLLANMGTMTNMGFELAVRGDIIKTKDFTFNSGLNFSYQKNKLKKLSGTYKGQPMTTSEHISVATVGAAGLVHNNGVTYLIEGQPVGVFYLPHCTGIDENGQYIIEDLDDNGTIDTGDSGDRKVCGQAIPKYFLGWDMSFKYKNWDLSMQFNGAFGHKIYNATSMTLNNMSNFPTYNILSGAQHLNNGKGIHDVQISDYWLEKGDYMNFEYASLGYTFTKDMLKWKFINNIHLSLSVNNICTLTGYKGLTPMINSATISGGNLGVDDKNIYPLSRTYTLSLSVNF, from the coding sequence ATGGATAAAACGAACTTTTCAAAGAAAGCAGGTCTGCTGATGGCAGGATGCTTGATTACTTTAAATGCTTTTGGTCAGGCTACCATTAAAGGACAAGTGGTGGATGCCACCGGCGAACCAGTCATTGGTGCCAGCATTCTGGTAAAGGACACAAAGAATGGAGCTGTATCAGACTTGGATGGCGGTTACACGCTTAATAATGTGAAGGATGGTGCAGTCTTGGTATTCTCTTATCTGGGATATCGCACTCAGGAGATTCCGGTAAAGGGAAATCATGTCATCAATGTGACGCTGAAGGAAAACGATGAGGTGCTCGACGAGGTGCTTGTCGTGGGTTATGCTGTGGGCAGCAAGCGCACGGTGTCGGGTGCTGTTGACCGCATCAAGAAAGAAGATATGAACAAGGGTGTGGTAACCAGTCCTGCCGAGGCCTTGAAGGGTAAGGTAGCTGGTGTTGTCATCTCTCAGGCAGGTGGTGATCCAACCAGTTCCCCAAGCATTCGTGTTCGTGGTACTTCTTCTCTTTCAGGTGGTAACGATCCGTTGGTTATCATTGATGGCGTCTTTGCTGATATGACGATGTTCAATTCCCTGGCTCCTGGTGACATTGAGAGTCTAACCATCCTGAAGGATGCTTCTGAGACGGCTCAGTATGGTTCACGTGGTGCTTCCGGTGTCATCGTTGTTACCACAGCCAAGGGTAAGCTGGGATATTCCAGCCTTAGCTACAATGGTCAGTTTGGTGTAAACACGGTCTATAAAAATCTGGATATGATGTCGGCTTCCGAATATCGTGAGACAGCCAAGTCCTTGGGATTGACCTATACCGATATGGGTGGCGATACCAATTTCCTCGAGGAGATTGAGCGCAATACGGGTCTTACCCAAAATCATAATATTTCTTTTTCTTCTGGTACGGATACATCCAGTCTGCGTGCTTCTTTGGGATTCATACTCCGTCAGGGAGCCTTGAAGAATTCTGATATGAAGAATTTTACAGCAAAGTTGGATGGAACCCAGTATCTCTTCGACAAACATCTGAAGCTGGAACTCGGAATGTTTGGCTCTCAGCGCAACAGCAATATCCAGTATGATATGCACAAGCTGTTCTATTCTGCCACTGCTTATAACCCTACCTATCCTCATGTGAGAAACAACAAGGGCGAATGGGATGAGGACTTGCTTGCCAATGAAATCTGGAATCCACTGGGATTGCTAGATATTGATGACTTCTACAAGGATGCCTCTGTCAATGTTCATGGCAAGGCAACGGTCAACATCATCGACGGTCTCTCTGTAAGTGCCTTTGGTTCATATAACTATTGGAACCGTGACAATAAGTTCTATATTCCTAACAATATCCAGATGGGTAAGCTGAACGGTAACGGATGGGCTTATATCGCCAATACCAACCGCAAGGACTATATGGGCAACGTCATGGTGAATTTCTCCAAGGATTTCGGCAAGCATCACATTGATGCCTTGGCCTTGATGGAGGGACAGAAATACACCTACGACTGGAACTCACAGGAGGCACATGGATTTGATACCAACTACTTCAAGTTCAATAACATGAAGGCTGCTGCCAATGTGAGCTGGGGTAATCTGCAGTCTAACTACACCGAATATACCCTGAGTTCTTATATGGCTCGTGTCAACTATATGTTTGCTGACAGATACATCGCTACCGTCAATGTTCGTACCGATGGTTCTTCCAAGTTGGGTGATGGTCAGAAGTGGGGCTGGTTCCCTTCTGCTTCCTTAGCCTGGGTAATCAGCAACGAGCCTTGGATGAAGAAAATCAAGCAGATAGATAATTTCAAGATCCGTGCAGGATATGGTGTGACCGGTAATCAGGATGCCATCGATCCTTATACCTCTCTTGCCCTGATGGAACCTAATGGTGTAACTACCGTTAACGGCGCAACAAGTACTACTTTTGCGGTTACTTCCAACAGCAACCCTGATCTGAAGTGGGAGGTAAAGAAGACGTTTGATGCCGGTTTCGACCTGTCGATGTTCAAGCAGCGTCTCAACGTAACCTTCGATTGGTATACTTCTGAGACATCGGATATGCTTTATACCTATACCGTGCCGGTACCTCCTTTCACTTACGACCGTCTGTTGGCCAATATGGGTACCATGACTAATATGGGATTCGAACTGGCTGTTCGTGGTGACATCATCAAGACGAAGGACTTCACCTTCAATTCCGGTCTGAATTTCTCTTATCAGAAGAATAAGCTGAAGAAGTTGAGTGGTACCTACAAGGGACAGCCTATGACAACGAGCGAGCATATCTCTGTTGCCACCGTAGGTGCGGCTGGTCTGGTGCATAACAATGGCGTAACTTATCTGATAGAGGGACAGCCTGTTGGTGTGTTCTATCTGCCTCACTGCACAGGTATTGATGAGAATGGACAGTATATCATCGAAGACCTTGATGATAATGGTACCATTGATACGGGTGACAGTGGCGACCGCAAGGTATGCGGACAGGCCATTCCTAAGTACTTCCTCGGTTGGGATATGAGCTTCAAGTACAAGAACTGGGATCTGAGCATGCAGTTTAATGGTGCGTTCGGTCATAAGATTTACAATGCTACATCCATGACCTTGAACAATATGAGTAATTTCCCAACCTATAATATTCTGAGCGGTGCACAGCATCTCAATAATGGCAAGGGAATCCATGATGTTCAGATTTCTGACTACTGGTTGGAAAAGGGTGACTATATGAACTTCGAGTACGCTTCTCTGGGCTACACCTTCACCAAGGATATGCTCAAGTGGAAATTCATCAACAACATTCACCTGTCGTTGTCGGTCAACAATATCTGTACTCTCACGGGTTACAAGGGCTTGACTCCAATGATCAACTCTGCAACCATCAGTGGCGGCAATCTGGGTGTTGACGACAAGAACATCTATCCTCTGAGCCGTACTTATACTTTGTCGCTCTCAGTGAATTTCTAA
- a CDS encoding RagB/SusD family nutrient uptake outer membrane protein has protein sequence MKQYIIGSMLLSSILLASCSLDETPRSKFSEEEAFSTPKLVYVNTVANVYSSIGNGLYGSDGGSVHTFQEFSSDASMIPGRQGDWVDGGAWQNIFLHNFESSVSKYNDVWNNLYRVIGLANSSIDRLNKYLGEHPEYAEYVYELRALRAVYYYYVMDLFGQVPLVVSSQVSANEVNQSNRSDVFKFVTSELAECIPHLSDSKSQNEGEYYGRITKAVAYMCMAKCAINAPVYTIDDTTPTSYSAFVGTDKSGKATASEEQGKTVSEMGKKINITLDGETRNAWETAAYCADQIASLGYRLQPSYADNFIVANQNSVENIWTRPNDCVNYKIEDYNIVRTLHYNHGGAIGYQGWNGACSSKQQMLVYGYGTANPDPRLKLNFYTDKDYMEETGKAVEDGATDKPLEYMPLAVKVDFSAADDPHAMKCAGARMKKYEFDKSTTQQYSFNNDLVIWRYADALLLKAEAEYRMGNKAEALTIVNEVRGRVAATPRTELTLNDILDERMLELAWEGVRRPDQIRFCTFTEPTADRFKGVTHNASAGDYNDDTQGYTMVYPIPYAVLNLNKKLDQNPGYTK, from the coding sequence ATGAAACAATATATTATAGGCTCGATGCTTCTTTCATCGATATTACTGGCTAGTTGCTCACTGGATGAGACTCCACGAAGCAAGTTTTCTGAGGAGGAGGCTTTCAGTACCCCTAAGCTGGTATATGTAAACACAGTGGCTAATGTTTATTCTTCCATCGGCAATGGATTGTATGGAAGCGATGGTGGCTCGGTACATACCTTTCAGGAGTTCTCTTCTGATGCCAGTATGATTCCTGGTCGCCAAGGTGACTGGGTGGATGGTGGTGCCTGGCAGAACATTTTCCTCCACAACTTTGAATCGTCTGTAAGCAAGTATAACGATGTGTGGAACAACCTGTATCGTGTCATCGGTCTTGCCAATTCTTCTATCGACCGACTCAACAAGTACCTGGGTGAACATCCGGAATATGCTGAATATGTATATGAATTGAGAGCCCTTCGTGCTGTCTATTATTACTATGTGATGGATCTCTTCGGACAGGTGCCATTGGTTGTTTCTTCTCAGGTGAGTGCTAACGAGGTGAATCAGTCCAACCGCTCTGATGTCTTCAAGTTTGTCACTTCTGAGTTGGCAGAATGTATTCCTCATCTTTCAGACAGTAAGAGCCAGAACGAGGGTGAATATTATGGCCGTATCACTAAGGCTGTGGCATATATGTGTATGGCTAAGTGTGCCATCAATGCACCGGTCTATACCATCGATGATACCACTCCAACCAGCTATAGTGCCTTTGTCGGTACAGACAAGAGCGGCAAGGCTACTGCCAGCGAGGAGCAGGGAAAGACTGTTTCGGAAATGGGCAAAAAGATTAACATCACTTTGGATGGTGAAACTCGCAATGCTTGGGAAACAGCAGCCTATTGTGCTGATCAGATTGCCAGCTTGGGTTACCGCCTGCAGCCTAGCTATGCAGATAACTTCATCGTAGCCAACCAGAATTCCGTGGAGAATATCTGGACCCGTCCGAACGACTGCGTCAACTATAAGATAGAGGATTACAACATCGTGCGCACCCTGCATTATAACCATGGCGGTGCCATCGGTTATCAGGGCTGGAATGGAGCCTGCTCTTCCAAGCAGCAGATGCTGGTGTATGGCTATGGAACGGCTAATCCGGACCCTCGTCTGAAGCTCAACTTCTATACCGACAAGGATTATATGGAGGAGACTGGAAAGGCTGTAGAGGATGGTGCCACAGACAAGCCACTGGAGTATATGCCACTGGCTGTAAAGGTAGATTTCTCTGCTGCCGACGACCCTCATGCCATGAAGTGTGCCGGTGCCAGAATGAAGAAGTATGAGTTTGATAAGTCCACTACCCAGCAGTATAGTTTCAACAACGACCTGGTAATCTGGCGTTATGCTGATGCCCTGCTCCTGAAGGCTGAGGCTGAGTATCGTATGGGAAACAAGGCTGAGGCTCTCACAATTGTCAATGAGGTTCGTGGCCGTGTTGCTGCTACCCCTCGTACAGAACTTACGCTCAATGACATTCTGGATGAACGTATGCTGGAACTGGCTTGGGAGGGAGTACGACGCCCAGATCAGATCAGATTCTGCACCTTTACAGAACCTACAGCTGATCGCTTCAAGGGTGTGACCCACAATGCTTCTGCAGGTGATTACAATGATGATACGCAGGGCTATACCATGGTTTATCCAATCCCTTATGCCGTGCTCAACTTGAACAAGAAACTCGATCAGAATCCTGGTTATACCAAGTAA
- a CDS encoding glycoside hydrolase family 97 protein, producing the protein MKKLFLLASLLMAFGISADAGDITSPNGQIKVNFTLDGTVPTYSVTYQGKTIIKPSRLGYQLAKGGKDGKDLLADFSVIDEKTSTFDETWTPVWGENKAIRNHYNDMLVELKQNSTDSYMNVRFRVYDDGVGLRYEFPQKGSLNYFTIKEERTEFAMTGDHTAWWIPGDYDTQEYEYTKTRLSGIRPALHAAVSSNLSQTVFSDTGVQTSLQLKTDDGIYINLHEAALVDYPAMHLNLDDKTMTFTSWLTPDAQGMKGYVQTPFKSPWRTMVITDDARKVLSSNLILNLNEPCKIKDTSWIHPVKYVGVWWEMISGKGEWAYTHDYPTVKLDETDYVHAKPSGKHSANNANVRRYIDFAAAHGFDAVLVEGWNIGWEDWSGYMKEKVFDFLTPYPDFDIKALNEYAHSKGVKLIMHHETSSSVMNYEKYMDRAYQLMKDYGYDAVKSGYVGNIIPRGEHHYSQLEINHYQHAVTRAADYHIMVNAHEAVRPTGLCRTYPNLIGNESARGTEYQAFGGTKPGHTAILPFTRLQGGPMDYTPGIFEMDCANGSHCNSTICGQLALYVTMYSPLQMAADFPENYEKHMDAFQFIKDVAVDWDKSIYLEAEPMEYITAARKAKGSDNWFVGGVTGMKAHQSTVKLDFLDKGKKYVATIYQDAKNANYKTNPQAYVITKKTVTSKSVLKLNSVAGGGFAISILAQ; encoded by the coding sequence ATGAAAAAACTCTTTTTGCTCGCAAGCCTTCTGATGGCTTTTGGCATCTCGGCAGATGCTGGAGACATTACTTCTCCTAACGGACAAATCAAGGTGAACTTCACCTTGGATGGCACTGTGCCTACCTATAGTGTGACCTATCAGGGCAAGACCATCATCAAGCCTAGCCGTCTGGGTTATCAGCTCGCCAAGGGTGGTAAGGATGGCAAGGACCTGCTTGCCGATTTTAGCGTCATCGATGAGAAAACTTCCACTTTCGATGAGACCTGGACTCCTGTTTGGGGAGAGAACAAGGCTATCCGCAATCATTATAATGATATGCTGGTAGAGTTGAAGCAGAATTCCACCGACAGTTATATGAACGTCCGTTTCCGTGTCTATGATGATGGAGTAGGATTACGCTATGAGTTCCCTCAGAAAGGCAGTCTCAACTACTTTACCATCAAGGAAGAGCGTACTGAGTTTGCCATGACGGGCGATCATACCGCCTGGTGGATTCCTGGTGATTACGATACCCAGGAATATGAATACACCAAGACCCGTCTGTCTGGCATTCGTCCAGCCTTGCATGCTGCTGTCAGCAGCAATCTCTCGCAGACTGTCTTTTCTGATACAGGTGTACAGACTTCACTCCAGTTGAAGACTGATGATGGTATCTATATCAATCTGCATGAGGCTGCTTTAGTGGATTATCCAGCCATGCACCTGAATCTGGATGACAAGACCATGACCTTTACCTCTTGGCTTACCCCTGATGCACAGGGAATGAAGGGATATGTGCAGACTCCGTTCAAGAGCCCTTGGCGTACCATGGTTATTACAGATGATGCCCGCAAGGTTTTGTCTTCCAATCTGATTCTCAATCTCAATGAGCCTTGCAAGATCAAGGATACCTCCTGGATTCATCCTGTAAAGTATGTAGGTGTATGGTGGGAGATGATTTCCGGTAAGGGAGAGTGGGCCTATACCCATGATTATCCTACCGTGAAGTTGGATGAAACCGACTATGTACATGCCAAGCCATCGGGCAAGCATTCTGCCAACAATGCCAATGTGCGCCGTTACATCGACTTTGCTGCAGCCCATGGTTTCGATGCTGTCTTGGTAGAAGGATGGAACATCGGTTGGGAAGACTGGAGTGGCTATATGAAGGAAAAAGTATTCGATTTCCTGACTCCATATCCTGATTTCGACATCAAGGCACTCAATGAGTATGCACATTCCAAGGGAGTGAAGCTCATTATGCATCATGAAACCTCTTCTTCTGTGATGAACTACGAGAAGTATATGGACAGAGCTTACCAGTTGATGAAAGATTATGGTTACGATGCTGTAAAGAGCGGTTATGTGGGCAACATCATTCCTCGTGGCGAGCATCACTACAGTCAGTTGGAAATCAATCACTATCAGCATGCCGTAACTCGTGCTGCCGATTATCACATCATGGTAAATGCCCATGAGGCTGTGCGTCCTACCGGTCTCTGCCGCACTTATCCTAACCTGATTGGCAACGAGAGTGCTCGCGGTACTGAATATCAGGCTTTCGGAGGTACCAAACCGGGACATACCGCCATCTTGCCTTTCACCCGTCTGCAGGGTGGTCCGATGGATTATACCCCTGGTATCTTTGAGATGGATTGCGCCAATGGTTCACATTGCAACTCTACCATCTGCGGTCAGTTGGCACTTTATGTAACGATGTACAGTCCATTGCAGATGGCTGCCGATTTCCCAGAGAATTACGAGAAGCACATGGATGCCTTCCAGTTTATCAAGGACGTGGCTGTAGATTGGGACAAGTCTATCTATCTGGAGGCTGAACCAATGGAGTATATCACCGCTGCCCGCAAGGCAAAGGGTTCTGATAACTGGTTTGTCGGTGGTGTTACGGGCATGAAGGCTCATCAATCTACCGTAAAGCTCGATTTCCTCGACAAGGGAAAGAAGTATGTGGCTACCATCTATCAGGATGCAAAGAATGCCAACTACAAGACTAATCCTCAGGCTTATGTCATCACCAAGAAGACTGTGACCAGCAAGTCAGTCTTGAAGTTGAACTCTGTTGCAGGTGGTGGATTTGCTATTAGCATTCTTGCACAATAA
- a CDS encoding alpha-amylase family glycosyl hydrolase has protein sequence MNKMLLVAALAATTLSVQAEQKKGPAWLSDALFYQIYPSSYMDTDGNGIGDLPGITSKLDYIKSLGVNALWLNPIFESGWFDGGYDVIDFYKVDPRFGTNTDLVTLVNEAHKRGMKVCLDLVAGHSSTKCAWFKESSEKDPNQRYSDYYIWMNDIPESEKKEIEARHQEASPESSTRGRYVEANAPRAKYYEKNFFECQPALNYGFAHPDPNHPWEQGVDAPGPQAVRREIRNIMAFWFDKGVDGFRVDMASSLIKNDPDKKEVSKLWNEMRAWKDQYYPETVLISEWANPQQAIPAGFNIDFYIHFGLKGYASLFFDRKTPWGKWEQSYQNCYFDKLGKGSLKEFSENYTKAFNATKNLGYIAVPSANHDYQRPNIGTRNTPDQLKVAMTFFLTMPGIPFIYYGDEIGMKYQMNLPNKEGSNERSGTRTPMQWTKGKNAGFSTSAPDKLYFPVDTENGKLTVEAQQGDQNSLLSYTRKLTALRHSAKALDNEGDWKLLNQKGQEYPMVYERTLGEEKYVVIVNPSAKAVSLNISSVGGKVVSVLSTGKVVYKSGKKTDAIKASGISAAVFKMAK, from the coding sequence ATGAATAAAATGTTGTTGGTTGCTGCTTTGGCGGCAACCACACTTTCTGTTCAGGCAGAACAGAAGAAGGGACCGGCTTGGTTGAGTGATGCACTTTTCTATCAGATTTATCCATCTTCCTATATGGATACAGATGGCAATGGTATTGGCGATTTGCCGGGTATCACTTCCAAGTTGGATTACATCAAGTCGCTGGGTGTGAACGCCCTTTGGCTCAATCCGATTTTTGAGTCGGGATGGTTTGATGGTGGCTATGATGTCATCGACTTCTATAAGGTGGATCCTCGATTCGGTACCAATACCGATTTGGTTACATTGGTCAATGAGGCCCATAAGCGTGGTATGAAGGTTTGTCTCGACCTGGTGGCAGGACATTCCAGCACCAAGTGTGCCTGGTTCAAGGAGTCTTCCGAGAAAGATCCTAACCAGCGTTACAGCGACTATTATATCTGGATGAACGATATTCCTGAGAGCGAGAAGAAAGAAATAGAAGCCCGTCATCAGGAGGCAAGTCCGGAGTCTAGTACCCGAGGCAGATATGTGGAGGCGAATGCTCCTCGTGCCAAGTATTATGAGAAGAATTTCTTCGAGTGCCAGCCTGCCTTGAACTATGGTTTTGCTCATCCAGACCCAAATCATCCTTGGGAGCAGGGGGTAGATGCTCCTGGACCACAGGCTGTTCGCAGGGAGATACGTAACATCATGGCATTCTGGTTTGATAAGGGTGTAGATGGATTCCGTGTAGATATGGCATCATCGCTCATCAAGAACGACCCCGACAAGAAGGAGGTTTCCAAGCTCTGGAATGAGATGCGTGCCTGGAAGGATCAATACTATCCTGAGACCGTCCTGATTTCAGAATGGGCTAATCCGCAGCAAGCCATCCCTGCTGGTTTCAACATCGATTTCTACATTCATTTTGGTCTCAAGGGATATGCTTCTCTGTTCTTCGACCGCAAGACTCCATGGGGCAAGTGGGAGCAGAGTTACCAGAACTGCTATTTCGACAAGCTGGGTAAAGGTTCGCTCAAGGAGTTTAGCGAGAACTATACCAAGGCATTCAATGCCACTAAGAATCTCGGCTACATCGCTGTTCCATCTGCCAACCACGATTACCAGCGGCCTAATATAGGTACCCGTAACACTCCAGACCAGCTGAAGGTGGCGATGACCTTCTTCCTCACCATGCCTGGTATTCCATTTATCTATTATGGTGATGAGATTGGTATGAAGTATCAGATGAATCTCCCTAACAAGGAGGGTAGCAATGAGCGCTCTGGTACCCGCACTCCGATGCAGTGGACCAAGGGCAAGAATGCCGGCTTCTCAACGAGTGCGCCTGATAAACTCTACTTCCCTGTAGATACGGAAAACGGAAAGTTGACCGTTGAGGCTCAGCAGGGAGATCAGAATTCTCTGTTGTCATATACCCGTAAGCTGACCGCTTTGCGTCATTCAGCCAAGGCTCTTGACAATGAGGGCGATTGGAAGCTCCTGAACCAGAAGGGTCAGGAATATCCGATGGTATATGAGCGTACTTTGGGTGAAGAGAAGTATGTTGTTATCGTGAATCCTAGCGCCAAGGCTGTGTCTCTCAACATCAGCTCTGTAGGTGGCAAGGTGGTTTCTGTTCTTTCAACAGGCAAGGTTGTATATAAATCAGGCAAGAAGACCGATGCTATCAAAGCTTCAGGCATTAGTGCCGCCGTATTCAAGATGGCTAAGTAA
- a CDS encoding site-specific integrase — protein MRSTFKTVFYVNGSKERNGVVPIMGRVTINGTIAQFSCKLSVTKAIWDAKGNRAKGRSKEANEVNFALDNIKAQIAKHYQRLSDREAFVTAEMVRNAYQGIGTEYETLLRAFDKENAAFAQRVGKDRAVRTYRKYLTVRKYVAEFIKFQYKRSDMSMNELTEEFIRDFCLYLKNVIGLTQSTIWIYSIPLKHIVTAAHYNGKIQRNPFAMYHVDPDHKEREFLTEEELDILAGIELENPNFAFARDLFMFGCWTGISFVDIKNLTEDNVAIISGSPWIVSQRQKTGVPFKIKLIDAAIQIIERYKPLRKDMHLFNIGSLDMVNKRIKKVAKMCGIKKRISFHVSRHSFAVLALNYGMPIESVSKILGHTDIATTQIYAKVTSTKLEHDISAFESRIKGHLPTMGGMA, from the coding sequence ATGAGAAGTACATTCAAGACAGTCTTCTATGTAAATGGAAGCAAGGAGAGAAACGGAGTTGTCCCTATCATGGGACGAGTGACAATCAACGGAACTATCGCACAGTTCAGTTGCAAGCTGAGCGTGACCAAGGCGATATGGGATGCCAAGGGCAACAGAGCCAAAGGCAGAAGCAAGGAAGCCAATGAGGTGAACTTTGCGCTTGATAACATCAAGGCTCAAATCGCTAAGCATTACCAACGGCTTTCCGACCGTGAGGCGTTCGTTACCGCTGAAATGGTGAGAAACGCATATCAAGGCATAGGTACGGAGTATGAGACATTACTCAGAGCTTTTGACAAGGAGAACGCAGCCTTTGCCCAACGCGTGGGAAAAGACCGAGCTGTCCGAACCTACCGCAAGTATCTGACGGTAAGAAAGTACGTTGCCGAGTTCATCAAATTTCAGTACAAGCGCAGCGATATGTCCATGAATGAGCTTACCGAGGAGTTCATCCGTGATTTTTGTCTGTATTTGAAGAATGTCATTGGACTCACGCAATCTACCATTTGGATATACTCCATACCATTGAAGCATATCGTCACGGCAGCACACTACAACGGCAAGATACAGAGAAATCCGTTTGCCATGTACCACGTTGACCCAGACCACAAGGAGCGGGAGTTCTTGACAGAGGAAGAATTGGACATATTGGCAGGAATAGAGTTGGAAAATCCCAACTTTGCTTTTGCGAGAGACTTGTTTATGTTTGGTTGTTGGACAGGTATCTCTTTCGTTGACATCAAGAATCTTACAGAGGACAATGTTGCCATTATAAGTGGGTCTCCATGGATAGTTTCTCAGCGTCAAAAGACAGGCGTACCATTCAAAATTAAACTGATAGATGCAGCCATACAGATAATTGAACGTTACAAGCCATTGAGAAAAGATATGCACTTGTTTAATATTGGCTCACTTGACATGGTAAACAAGCGTATAAAGAAAGTGGCAAAAATGTGTGGCATCAAGAAGCGAATTTCATTTCATGTAAGCCGGCATTCGTTCGCAGTTTTGGCTTTAAACTACGGTATGCCGATAGAGAGTGTAAGCAAGATACTGGGACATACGGACATCGCCACAACACAAATTTACGCAAAGGTGACAAGTACTAAATTGGAGCATGACATATCAGCTTTTGAAAGTCGAATCAAGGGGCATTTGCCTACAATGGGAGGAATGGCATGA
- a CDS encoding helix-turn-helix domain-containing protein — translation MITEYGIEAKSNSEIISELGGRFKQYRLFSNLTQKEVAVKAGVSIFTISQFEKGEAKNIGFGTILSLLRSIGFLQEAEKLLPPLPILPSQVKKMNEKKERVRHER, via the coding sequence ATGATTACGGAATATGGTATAGAGGCAAAGTCTAATTCTGAGATTATATCTGAATTAGGAGGACGATTCAAGCAATATCGTCTGTTCAGCAATCTCACTCAGAAAGAGGTGGCTGTAAAGGCTGGTGTGAGCATTTTCACCATTAGCCAGTTTGAAAAAGGCGAAGCTAAGAACATAGGTTTTGGCACTATTCTTTCTCTGTTGAGAAGCATCGGATTCCTGCAGGAAGCAGAGAAACTCTTGCCGCCACTGCCAATTCTGCCTAGCCAAGTGAAGAAAATGAATGAAAAGAAGGAAAGGGTAAGACATGAAAGATAA